The sequence TTTCAGTGCATGTTAAGAAATGCATTACTCTGGAGGTGCTAAAGCTTTATTAGGAGCTTTGAGCGAAGGCAGCAGGTTGAAAATGCTGGATCCAACATATAACATGTTTGGGACAAAAGGTGGGGTTCTTCCGAGGCAAATCATCTCTGGACATCTAGGTCTAACGGAAGTTTACTTTGGCCGTATGAATCTTAAGGATGAAGGTGTAATTGCCATTGCTGATAGCCTCAAGGAGGCGATTCCATCTCCAAGATTTCTTATGATTGGAGAAAATAAACTGATTTCCTGACAAACTTTTATGCAGGAGATAACAAACTGAAGGATGATGCATCAATTATACTATGCAAAGCAATTTCAAGAGGTCACGAGCAGCTTAAAGTACTTGATTTGAGACAAAATGTAATGACTCTTATTGGGGCTAAGGCTGATGTGGGTGCTGTTCCAAACAAGCCTGATTTCAGTCGGCTTTTTCTTGGTGAGAATTTCATCACTAAAAATGAAATTGAGATTCTGCACTTCGAAGTAATAGTTAACACCACCACAAATTTTCCGTGAAATTTGAACTATAGGTTACTTATATTCTCTAATTTTGCATACTTTTCTAGAATTGAGTTTTGAGTTTGTTGTTGTCCTACACAAGTAGAAAACTATCATTTTATCTTACTTTCTCCAGACTCATTCATTCTCCCTTACAATTATATTTCACCCTTCAATTCAACAATGGAGGACCACTACATCCACTTTGTTCTTGAGGGTAGTGGATTTTGTCCATCTGAATGTAATCAAAGCTAATATAGGACTAGTTTCCTAGTTTGCATTCATTATGCTAGTGAACCCTACttcccacattacattttggtgaacccaaagtGTCTTATGCCCACTTCTAATTTTTATAATTAGATTTAATTTGTATGCATTGGtcatagggagattgagtgagaagttactcaataagcctaaattggtcTAATTTGTCAAGTGGACCTAAAGATATGCTTCTCTATTGTATTAAATTAGTGTTCGGAAACATCAAAATCcaacacccacacctctcctcAAACAACCATCCTATTGTGTGTAATGAAACATTTCCCTAGCttgcttcctcaagttactcaagtcCTCCACCAGGGATCCAAACTCCAAAATTATGTCTTAATTGTCTAAAATTGATGGGAATAGGTCTGTTGTGTGTCTTTAAATTTCTTTTCACAAGGTTGGAAGGTTCTCAAACCCTTAGGACAATCGGGTTCAATTTTAAGTGAAAACAGGGCTAAAGGGcaactagcccgtggaggcctaatttaGTGAATTTTGCTTATAAAGAATAACAATAGCAATAACCATCATGAAACCTGACTTGTATGGTTTTAAAAGGTATAAAATTAAGTATTTTCATGGTTTTAGCCCTTGGGAAGTTGGTATAATGTCTGTCCACGTTTTTAGACAAataagtagggttttgagaggTTTTCATCCAAGTAACAAGGGAAGTCACTTCTAAATTGCACACCAAGCCCCCAAATTCTTTTAGAACCTTTTCCACATCATTTGAAAGAACTCTCCATCCCTATCCTACATGAAATTATGACGAACATTTGCCACACAAATAATTAATTGACTATTTTATGAACTGTTACTACATTTTCACTATTTTTACTATACTTTCAAAGGTTAGAATAGCATGGATACCTTCACCAAGGTATGGGGAAACTTTAAAAAACCTTTTCAAAACCTTCCACAAGATTCCAAGGCATGAACATGTTCACAAAGCAAGTTTAGATCCAAAATGTTATTAAatccccaaaactgggtacttgctaCCAACTACAACTAACACACACTTGCAAGCTGAAAAGAACATTGTTTTGTGCTCCAAATACATCCAAAACTCCTTCAAGACTAGTGCATATCTCTACCTCaagttttctcactcaaattggtctttgagcacaaacaagtttggtcttactcaCATTGCTAGCCAATTTCATCTCCAATTTGCCTAGCACATGCTCAAAAACACTTATTTCTCACAACCCTAGCCAAAATGTACATTATTTACACTATAAATGAGCAATATAACTTGTCTAaatccatccatgggagcccaaacgtAGAtctagacaagttgatgcattttggaggccaaagCCCTTGACAGGGCAATCAAATAACAAAAATGAAACTAATTTTTATAATCAACTTCCAAATGCAAAACCAATGAAATTAATACATCAAATTCCTTGAATGTACACTGAAATCAATCTCCAATAAGTACAGTATGGAAAGAAACTATCCAGTAACTGTAACAAGAAAATGAGTTCAGAAAGCATTAAAAGCCAGAATTTTTTATATTTCCAATTAAGAATGTATTCAAATACATTTTCCAACCTTATacaaagaagagggaggcatatttATAGCATCTTTGTTCAGTTATGACATCCTGTATAGAGAAGCAACTGTAGGAGGTTTGCTTTTACAATCTTGTcttcaaaatgacaacttttccaaacaagaaaacatattttgttgctccaaatgacatttttgagaAACCTAACTTATCTATCACTCCTACTAATACTCCACCTGTGATGGCTACATCTACATAAAATgtcaatcctacacatgttagtcttgCAATAATCCCCATCATACCACCTTCCATGATCATTCCATGTGTTTCAAAAATATCTCCTATACCTACTTATCGTCACATCCCATTTTCATATTCCAATGATCCATCCATTTATCATACCATTCCACATCCTTCATTATTAAACATCTCCAATACTCACCTATCCAATGATCTAGCCATTAATAGTCTTGCCTAAATTGTGCCCTtcttacaataaaaaaattacttcCATGACCCCATCCAAGTTCAATGTTCCTACAAATGATGTTGAAAGTCCACTTTCATTTGATGTGGTCTGTATTGTTCTACATAAGGATAATGGAATTCCCCAATTAGAGGTGtacaatagaaaaggtgatccttaACTCATGTGAAACCATTTTGCAATATGTGTATTGACTTCTCAAATGATCATACATTGATGCCTAATTTCTTTCAAGGAAACTTTGTGAAAAATCCTACAATGGTTTTGTTATTTACTTCTTTATTCTATTGATTGTTTTCAAAAATtggctaattctttcattcaacaacttTAGAATAACATTTGTGGTCAAATATATTTGACTACTTTGATACATCATAAACAACATGTTAAGGAAAAGGTTATTGATTTCATTGTTAGATTTAAACACTTCCATGCTCAAATATCTTATCTCGTGAttagttttcttttagttttggTTTTAATTGAGTTTTATTTCTATTTTGTTCTTGTCACAATTTATTCTTCTTCCTTAACTcgtcccaaagggagatcttagctAAGGTTGCATGAAGTTgctcaacaagattaggttccctaTGATAATTTTTCTTAAGATGAGGAGGGGAGGAATGAATGCGAGAAGAACATTAAAATCTTGTTTGTTAATTCTAGCAGTATATGTGTGATGTGTTTTGTGACCATAATTTTGTGTTAGTTGCCTTTCCATATCACTTCTTTAGCATTTGTATTTTGTAACCCTTAAGAAATAGCCAAGAGGTCTATTTATTTTCATAGCATAaatataacattgacttgattcgGCTCTTTGATCTCCAAGGATTCCTGTTTATAAGGGTGAGCATCAAGGATAGTGCTAGTGAGTATCATATTCTATTTTTAAATAAACCAAAGATACCTACattctatttatttattctaattattatcatactatattaaaataaaaaatagttgaaTAGTGTTAATATCTTAAAAATTATTCTAAAAGTTGAATCAAATTGTTACATTAAGTAAAATATTAAACCATCTATTTATGCTACCAAAAATTAATAAAAGACAAGTTATGGAGAGAGGCATGATAGTAATACCTGAAATATAATAGAATATGTAtgttaacaaaaataaaattaaaatactatgtatatattcaaaaaaaataaagttaaatGAACTTTCACCTAAAGAAACTAACTATAAAATAAAGCTTAagtaaatcaaataaaaaaatggaTGTCCAAAAGAATAACAAATAAAACTATATTTATATGCACTCAAAATAAAGTTTGGATAcatacaaaacataaaattcatataaaaatttaAGGTAACTACATTACATAAAATTAAAATCTTagttaataatatatttataaagTATATTACTAATTAAAAATCACCTTCCAAGAAAACTAATTCACAAGAGAACATAAATCATACTATTACAGCTCACTTCTTACTATCTCTGATTACACTTCTAAGCTTACCAACATCAAATAATAAAAGCATAAATGGTCAACacctaaaaaaaccctaaaacatAACACCTCTCAAGACAACATAAATCACGCTCCTCACCTCTTACTATGGGTAAGGAAAGCATAATGGGTCAACATGAAAAAAACGCTAAAACATAACCACCTCCCAAGACAACATAAATCATTTTATTACACCTCACCTCTTACTATCCATAATGAAGGCATAAGTGGTCAACATGAAAAAACCCCTAAAACTTAACCACTTCCCAAGATAGCATAAATTAGGCTATTACACCTCACCTCATTCTATGCGTAAAATCACGCTATTACACTATGGTCAACATGACAAAAACCCTAAAACTTAATCACCTACACCTCACCTCTTACAAATATCCAAGCTTTTATAGACCACCTGGCAAGACAAGATAAACCACACTATTACACCTCACTCCTATTATGAATAATTACACCTCTAAACTTCACCGAtatcaaataataaaaattaaaacctAAAACTTAACAACCACCTCCCAAATGAAAAAACTAATCCCTAAACAGCATAAACAaaaaataccctatatataccaaattacaaagcgAGTTTCCCCAGCAGCATAAACAAAAATATCCCCTATTTATACCAAATTACATAGCGAGTTTCCCAACGTTTTTTGGTCAATCTCTTCTGTAACATTCCTTTCGCGACAGGCATGGCGGAGGATCCCACTGCAGCCATGGCGAAGGAATGTAAGGTGAGATTGAAGAGTTCGGATGACACTATTTTTGAGGTAGAGTATGGCGTAGCCATGCAGTCGCAGATGTTAAAGAACGCTCTGAGTGACACCGGCACTGACGGCAACGTGCCTTTGCACATCATTTCCAGTGAAATAATGGCGAAGGTGGTCGAGTACTGCGCATATCATGTTAATGCCGCCAACACCATCTCGGAGAAGGATGTGAAGATGTGGGATCAGGAGTTCGTGAAGGACCTTGATCAAGAAACCCTTTTTAATCTCATCATGGCCACCCAGTACCTGGTTATACACAATCTTCAAGATTTAATATGCCAAACTGTAGCAGAcaggattaaggataaaagagCAGAAGAGGTCAGAGAGATATTTAACATACAAAATGACTTGACTCCTGAAGACGAGGAAGAAATCAGGCATGAAAATCAATGGACGTTTGACGAAGAAGGCTGGCCTGAAATTCAGGAAGAAGTCAGGCGTGAAGGTTGAAAACATGGTACTTACACTTTGTTGTCAAGTAACTTTATAATGAGTTTCTGTACTTCAAGAAGTTATGGATTTTATTTGATACTGGACTTAACCTGCTTTAGGTGATAAGCTGATTAGGGTTTGGATTGTTTTGAGCAGATAAATCTGAAATgttacttttcatttcattttttgatataatttgaaattattaaatatcaatTGTTCTGATATTTTCTATCAAAAAATATTATTgattaatatttttgatattaatcTAGTTAATGTGTTTATGTTTTAATTGATTAATGTTTTTTAGTTTTTAATAATGGTATAGACATATATTCAGACATAATGATTGTTATTCTTTAATTTAAGAATGTTGGGTTTTATTTGGTATTGGTATTTTCATGTTGGTATTGGTATTTTCTTGATCTGCTCGACTGGGTATTGGTATTTTCCTGCAATTTTTGGACTTGATGTTGTTTTAGTTTTAAGTTGGCAAGACTAGCGCATGTTTTCTTTCAATTGTTTTCTATTTGATATTAGTATTTTACTAATGTGCTAGAATTAATGTTTTTTTAGGTCATAATTTTACAATATTTTAAGAAAGGGAGAGTGTATGTCTTTCTCGTatgttttcttttaattattttgtaTGATTAGTATTTTTGATATTAGTGTAGTTAATATATCCATGTTTCTATTAATTGGTATTCTTTACTTTAATAATGTTGGGGTTTATTTCAAAGTGGTATTTTCCTGTTGGACATAATATTGTGGTAAATCATAAGTTCACAATATTTTAGGAAAGAGACTATTTTAAGTTTTCTTTCAAATGTTTTTTGAAGATGCATGTCAAATGCTAGATAATTTCTCTCAATTGCTCTAATATTTTTTGTTGATATTAGTATTTGACTCAGATGTATTGATTGGTATTCTATAATCTAAGAATTTATGGGCTTTATTTGCTGCTAGTATTTGCATTTTCTATTGGACTTATGCTCTTGTATGTCATTAGTTGACAACAGTTTAAGAAAAAAAGACAAAGATATGTTTTCTTTCAATTGTTTTGTGAAGATACATCTCAAatgctattttttattttcaatgctaatataatttaaaattactaGTATCAAGTGCACTATGATTTTATGTATTTGTTTTGTGAAGATACATTTCAAACACTACTATTTGTTTCGAAAATTGATATAATTTAAAATTACTAGTATCAACTAGGCTCCTCTTCTATGTTGGAATCATTTTTTATTAagagaaaaataggttttgaaaccCTATACAACATTTTTTGAAGGGACCTAGAACCCTTGGAATTTACAAGAATTTGAAACCCACTAGATAGAACAAAGATGCAACAAAATGTCACTCAAGTAACTATTAGTGAACCCAGAACCATACAAACAGAAGCTAATCATGAAAGAACTAAGTGCAACAACCAACAAAGGTCTCCAATTGGCAACTCCAACCCACTTCCGCAAAACTCCTCTCCGCCTCCACAAAAGAGGATCCTACCTCAATAGGAACAATAGAGGAAGAAACCACCAAGAAGAAGTGTTTCACATGATCTAACCACACCTCTAAGAAGCCAAAGAGAAGAGAAGCCTTCAAAAAGCCACTTTCAACCTCTCCCACATGGCCAACCACCCACTCCATAAGGAATGCCACCACCACAATAGGAATtaccaaagaaaaaaaatgttttagCAAGAGTCAAACCCAATCCATAGCCATGAACCACACAAAGAAAGATCAAAAGAATTATAGATCGAACCCACATAGACACAATGGAAACCTGAAAGCACTAGACTCCAAACTGAGAACTATCTCTTAACCAAAAAACAAGGAAAGCAAACAACTAATATTTTCCCTTGAAAATTAGTAGCAACATCTTAACAAGAGTAGTGCAAATTACCAATAGACAAAGAGACAAGCCCCAACAATCACATAGAGAGACTCAAATACTCCAAACAGAGACCAAACCTTCCAAACAGAAACCAAAACCTAGCACAATTGCTACCTAGAGAATGCTAAGATAGAAAAACACCACCTCTATGTACACCCATAAGAAGAAAATCCAACCCAAACAATGTCAGAAAGGTCATCATTGAAATGGTTCCAACAAGAACAAACCCATCAATAGAAACCTAAATGACCACAACAACCAATGAACCACCAAATAGGACTGAATAAAAAAATAGCAACCATAGCAACCAATAAAAGGAAAAATCCCCAAAACCTTCCACAACAACAATGTCCACCAAACTCATGGAAACAACCTTTGCAAAGGCATAAAGCAAAGAAACCTAGGAAACAAAATAGGAAAAATGACTGCCACGTCCACAGCTAGATTGAGCCAACATTAGAAGGAACCCACAACCCTGTACACGACAAAAAATAAAGAGAACCAAACATCTTGTGAACAAAGGTAGAGGCTAGTGTATGTTTTCTTTCAATTGTTTTTTGAAGATACATATcaaattttattatgttttttcTAAAACTGatataatttgaaattattttcttttacaaaTTTTATTGATTGAGATGTATtgatttatattgtttaatttaactATTAATGGGTCTTACCtgatattggtattttcttgtccTACTTGACTTTATTTTATTCTAGGTCATAAGTTGAAGATATTTTAGGAAAGGGATTAGTATGTGTTTTCTTTCACTTGTTTTGTGAATATACATTTTTCTCCAAAGCTGGTATTATTTGAAATAACTACTATCAACTAAACTAATATTTTCTGTCAAAAATTATTGATTAACATCTTTGATATTCATTTAGTTAACGTGTCCATGCTTTTATTTATTAGTATTTTTTAATTTAAGATTACTATTAACGACTAGATTATTGGTTCAGATTTATTGATTGGTATTCTTTAATCTAGGAACTTATGGGTTTTACTTGATACTATTATTTCCCTTGACTAATCCACTTAATATGGGTTTAGATCAATAGTTAATAtgtccatatttttattcaataaCCTTTCTTAGTTTTAAATATTTGCAAATGCATATATTCAAATGCATTGATTGGTGTTCTTTAATCTAAGAAGGCTGAATTGATAATTATTTTATGTTAGTTTaacattattaatattattgtgATTGAGTTTTTGTATGAAtgcatatattattataattagaaGATAATTTTTTACTTATTAAAAAAGAATAGATAAAAATAGTCACTTTAAAAGTTTGAATCAAAACCTAAAGCAAcactaaatattttttaaaatctgTTTTATTTCACATggtgaaaatcataaacaaatttGTTTGATTCTATTGTTAATTGATTACATTTCTTTAATCTAAATAGTTTATACTCAAGGTCCATCTTATTCTTATCAAGCTCATCTTCTTGTGTTTTCTCAATTTTCAAAATATTTGTATGTATGTCAATGGGAACTTGGTCTGAcagtgaagttgaaaggttcttagtGAGCCCAATAGGAATCACGCCTTGATGAGTGCAATTCTCTCACATGAAAAGGGGATGAGTTTGGGATGTTCCTCACAGTAATTGGGTGGAATGTATTCCCCTTAATCCTTAGCTCTTAGCTCAAGAGGTTCAGCTAAACCGTAATTCTCTATCTAGTAGCTAAAATAAATTTGCGGACAAAAGATACTGATACTGGTAAGCAATGTCATTTTAAGTGATACTGACGAGGAGAggctacaaaaaaaaattgtagactGTTTTGTCAAAGTAATAAAAGAATGTCATTCATGCTTGTAAAATACATAGTGAACTTTCAAAAAAACATATTTTAGTTTTCTAAAAGAGATCACACTCTACAGTTTGTAGGGATCTATGGTATGTGTAGCTTGCCAAAAGCCATTCTTTCTAACAAGTAATCCAGTAATAAGTACACAACTATTGATTTTATATGTCAAAGATTTTACTATCAAATAGCTACTTTCTAATTAGTTAAAATTTTGTGGAACCTCAATCTCATAAAAGAAGGGAAGAGTAGCATAGATTATATTTCTATAATTCATAACGATGGTTGCTTTGCTTTTGGATTTTACTATGTGTTGCTTTTTGGATTTTACTATGTGTGATTTTGTTTGCATTGATATTTCAGATCACAAGCGccgcaaattttattcgagctaagtgtcatgctattggttttaaaactaacaattatgcagaatttcatgattctatggtgattattcaatgtgttatgaaaaagaaatcaaattgttacagagaagttaataagattgcagattatttggcaaatttagcgattgatagcaatgctaatcagtgagaggtgggttttgaggaaattccttccaGGGTATGgcaaggtttgcagcaatagttatgtgattttcttttcttgagtaatgttgatgtaaaattttatgatgataattattcccgctttctcctttcatttcaagtattcatgttcgttgtctggggGAGTGTTCGAGCATGGGGCTTATAAACTGATCTgcagatactataggtttattttatgagctgttaccagaggttttcttcccagggttctttcctctagtctttgaatcttgtgtaagaataatccacttttattgaaaaaaaaaacaaaaaaactgattgatatataaatatatatatatagatatagatatatagtaATGTAGAAAACTGATTCTAGCGATAAGCCCATGAATCCCAATTACAACACACCGATATACAATTTCAATTAAAATAACACAACtatatttcattcaatcaaatatccGTTACATTGTTATTTCTCACATTCAATCTTTTTCCCACCAGTATTTTCTCTCTGGGCCGAGTTTGTAACATTTACATTGTTTCTGTTTATTCTAACTACTTCCCAGCTGCACCTAGCCCTCCGTTCCAGCAATTATACATTCTTCTCTCTACGATATAAAGTAAATCTAGTGTTCTTTGCTAAATCTTGCCCCAAATTCCTCTTCCAAATTCACAACTCATTTGTGATATATGTGGTTTCTTAATTTCTTCTGAACCCAAATTGACGATTTCGAATCATAGGAATTG is a genomic window of Cryptomeria japonica chromosome 7, Sugi_1.0, whole genome shotgun sequence containing:
- the LOC131030791 gene encoding SKP1-like protein 12, coding for MAEDPTAAMAKECKVRLKSSDDTIFEVEYGVAMQSQMLKNALSDTGTDGNVPLHIISSEIMAKVVEYCAYHVNAANTISEKDVKMWDQEFVKDLDQETLFNLIMATQYLVIHNLQDLICQTVADRIKDKRAEEVREIFNIQNDLTPEDEEEIRHENQWTFDEEGWPEIQEEVRREG